One genomic window of Arachis hypogaea cultivar Tifrunner chromosome 8, arahy.Tifrunner.gnm2.J5K5, whole genome shotgun sequence includes the following:
- the LOC112706432 gene encoding WD repeat-containing protein ATCSA-1 isoform X1 has translation MHTWKQIRDREFGNLRPHRFSNRIKSRHVSDLELSNHKDFLSPHKGALNSLQVDLTEGRYLLSAAADASVAVFDVQRPTEYEAGGLISKHRCLFLVDKQHQLAHKYAVSSAVWYPVDTGLFITGSFDHHINVWDTNTTQVVVNFKMPGKVYRTAMSPLATSHMLVAAATEDVQVRLCDVASGAFAHTLSGHRDGVMSVEWSTSSEWVLMTGGCDGAIRFWDIRRAGCFLVLDQSRTQLGRRPSVLKRSITHKESSFKSSSAGQTTSAKVRVSQKKLPNGNGSRQVVIGRVPSKGSIKQRLHPGMLSTQDRATAHYGAVTGLKVTDDGMYLLSSGSDSRLRLWDIESGCDTLVNFETVRLQTNKPIQLATSQDSTRVFVPCMRTVKAFDMWSGSTSATFRGHYECVNSCWFNEQDQELYTGGNDRQILVWSPARLISDEMEEGIAEDQDSWSN, from the exons ATGCATACGTGGAAGCAGATCAGAGACAGGGAATTTGGTAATTTGCGCCCACATCGTTTCTCCAATCGGATCAAGTCCCGCCACGTCTCCGACCTCGAATTGTCAAACCACAAagactttctctctcctcacaagGGCGCCCTGAACTCCCTTCAG GTTGATTTGACAGAGGGAAGATACTTGCTATCCGCTGCCGCAGATGCCTCCGTCGCCGTCTTCGACGTGCAGCGCCCCACCGAGTACGAAGCCGGTGGCCTCATATCCAAGCACCGCTGTCTGTTTCTCGTGGACAAGCAGCACCAGCTGGCGCACAAGTATGCTGTTTCCTCCGCCGTCTGGTACCCTGTGGACACTGGATTGTTCATCACTGGCTCCTTCGATCACCACATCAATGTCTGGGACACCAACACCACTCAGGTTGTGGTGAATTTCAAGATGCCTGGCAAGGTTTATCGGACTGCCATGTCCCCCTTGGCCACCTCTCACATGCTCGTCGCCGCCGCCACCGAGGATGTCCAAGTCCGCCTCTGTGATGTTGCTTCTGGTGCTTTTGCTCACACCTTGTCCGGCCACCGTG ATGGAGTAATGAGTGTTGAATGGTCTACTTCAAGTGAATGGGTGTTGATGACTGGAGGATGCGATGGTGCGATACGTTTTTGGGATATTAGACGTGCTGGCTGTTTCCTTGTTTTAGATCAATCTCGGACTCAGCTTGGAAGACGCCCATCCGTACTTAAACGCTCTATCACACACAAG GAGTCGAGTTTTAAGTCTTCCTCGGCTGGCCAAACAACAAGTGCAAAAGTTCGCGTTTCACAAAAGAAGCTTCCTAATGGGAATGGGAGCAGACAGGTTGTGATTGGTAGAGTTCCATCCAAGGGATCAATAAAGCAGAGATTACATCCAGGAATGCTGTCCACTCAGGATCGCGCAACAGCTCATTATGGTGCTGTGACAGGGTTAAAAGTAACAGATGATGGCATGTATCTACTAAGCTCAG GGTCTGATTCAAGACTAAGGTTGTGGGATATTGAATCTGGCTGTGACACGCTAGTGAACTTTGAAACCGTACGCCTGCAAACAAATAAACCAATTCAATTAGCCACCTCTCAGGATTCAACCCGCGTTTTTGTTCCATGCATGAGAACTGTGAAG GCATTTGACATGTGGTCTGGGAGCACGTCTGCAACATTTCGTGGCCACTATGAATGCGTGAACTCTTGCTGGTTTAATGAACAAGATCAG
- the LOC112706432 gene encoding WD repeat-containing protein ATCSA-1 isoform X2, with protein MHTWKQIRDREFGNLRPHRFSNRIKSRHVSDLELSNHKDFLSPHKGALNSLQVDLTEGRYLLSAAADASVAVFDVQRPTEYEAGGLISKHRCLFLVDKQHQLAHKYAVSSAVWYPVDTGLFITGSFDHHINVWDTNTTQVVVNFKMPGKVYRTAMSPLATSHMLVAAATEDVQVRLCDVASGAFAHTLSGHRDGVMSVEWSTSSEWVLMTGGCDGAIRFWDIRRAGCFLVLDQSRTQLGRRPSVLKRSITHKESSFKSSSAGQTTSAKVRVSQKKLPNGNGSRQVVIGRVPSKGSIKQRLHPGMLSTQDRATAHYGAVTGLKVTDDGSDSRLRLWDIESGCDTLVNFETVRLQTNKPIQLATSQDSTRVFVPCMRTVKAFDMWSGSTSATFRGHYECVNSCWFNEQDQELYTGGNDRQILVWSPARLISDEMEEGIAEDQDSWSN; from the exons ATGCATACGTGGAAGCAGATCAGAGACAGGGAATTTGGTAATTTGCGCCCACATCGTTTCTCCAATCGGATCAAGTCCCGCCACGTCTCCGACCTCGAATTGTCAAACCACAAagactttctctctcctcacaagGGCGCCCTGAACTCCCTTCAG GTTGATTTGACAGAGGGAAGATACTTGCTATCCGCTGCCGCAGATGCCTCCGTCGCCGTCTTCGACGTGCAGCGCCCCACCGAGTACGAAGCCGGTGGCCTCATATCCAAGCACCGCTGTCTGTTTCTCGTGGACAAGCAGCACCAGCTGGCGCACAAGTATGCTGTTTCCTCCGCCGTCTGGTACCCTGTGGACACTGGATTGTTCATCACTGGCTCCTTCGATCACCACATCAATGTCTGGGACACCAACACCACTCAGGTTGTGGTGAATTTCAAGATGCCTGGCAAGGTTTATCGGACTGCCATGTCCCCCTTGGCCACCTCTCACATGCTCGTCGCCGCCGCCACCGAGGATGTCCAAGTCCGCCTCTGTGATGTTGCTTCTGGTGCTTTTGCTCACACCTTGTCCGGCCACCGTG ATGGAGTAATGAGTGTTGAATGGTCTACTTCAAGTGAATGGGTGTTGATGACTGGAGGATGCGATGGTGCGATACGTTTTTGGGATATTAGACGTGCTGGCTGTTTCCTTGTTTTAGATCAATCTCGGACTCAGCTTGGAAGACGCCCATCCGTACTTAAACGCTCTATCACACACAAG GAGTCGAGTTTTAAGTCTTCCTCGGCTGGCCAAACAACAAGTGCAAAAGTTCGCGTTTCACAAAAGAAGCTTCCTAATGGGAATGGGAGCAGACAGGTTGTGATTGGTAGAGTTCCATCCAAGGGATCAATAAAGCAGAGATTACATCCAGGAATGCTGTCCACTCAGGATCGCGCAACAGCTCATTATGGTGCTGTGACAGGGTTAAAAGTAACAGATGATG GGTCTGATTCAAGACTAAGGTTGTGGGATATTGAATCTGGCTGTGACACGCTAGTGAACTTTGAAACCGTACGCCTGCAAACAAATAAACCAATTCAATTAGCCACCTCTCAGGATTCAACCCGCGTTTTTGTTCCATGCATGAGAACTGTGAAG GCATTTGACATGTGGTCTGGGAGCACGTCTGCAACATTTCGTGGCCACTATGAATGCGTGAACTCTTGCTGGTTTAATGAACAAGATCAG